From one Peptoniphilaceae bacterium AMB_02 genomic stretch:
- a CDS encoding aminoacyl-histidine dipeptidase: MYNELEPKEVFYWFKKLSEIPRCSGDEKRVSDFLVEFAKDRNLEVKQDSESNVIIKKAGTEGFENSVPIIIQGHMDMVCVKTEESNHDFICDPIELIVEGDIIRANNTTLGADNGIAVAFGLAILDSNEIPHPPLELLVTTNEETGMDGAAIVKGEDFKGKMLLNIDSEEEGVFLVSCAGGVNQTVSFTLEKEANTQKAAQIVVSGLKGGHSGMEIIKQRGNAIKILTRVLYKLREEIGIRICTITGGSKHNVIPSNAQSIISLRDYDKAVQIVSKLTSDIQEEYRVEEPGLKIEISETNANEKLVRNVSNDILDFLMIAPNGVQSMSKDIENLVQTSLNIGVLEEIDDQLKVILALRSSSASSLEELSGVVRTAAHRTCAEIIPSNAYPAWQYEAESKIRDLSLEVYSEVFNKEAEVSAIHAGLECGILKEAMPDVEMISFGPNITGAHTVAESLSINSVQNIWKFTLALLGKLK; encoded by the coding sequence ATGTATAACGAATTAGAACCTAAAGAGGTATTTTATTGGTTTAAAAAACTTTCTGAGATTCCAAGATGTTCCGGAGATGAAAAGAGAGTATCAGACTTTTTAGTAGAGTTTGCAAAAGATAGAAATCTTGAGGTTAAACAAGACAGCGAATCAAATGTAATAATTAAAAAAGCCGGAACAGAAGGTTTTGAAAACTCCGTACCGATAATAATCCAAGGCCATATGGACATGGTCTGTGTGAAAACAGAAGAATCAAATCACGACTTTATTTGTGATCCGATAGAACTGATAGTTGAAGGGGACATAATAAGAGCCAATAATACTACACTTGGTGCTGATAACGGTATTGCAGTTGCATTTGGTTTGGCAATATTGGATTCAAATGAAATTCCTCATCCACCACTTGAACTACTCGTGACTACAAATGAAGAAACCGGAATGGACGGTGCTGCAATAGTTAAAGGTGAAGACTTTAAAGGTAAAATGTTACTTAATATAGATTCTGAAGAAGAAGGTGTATTTTTAGTAAGTTGTGCCGGAGGGGTAAATCAAACGGTAAGCTTCACATTGGAAAAAGAAGCAAACACTCAAAAAGCTGCCCAAATAGTAGTCAGCGGACTTAAGGGTGGTCACTCAGGGATGGAAATCATAAAGCAAAGAGGAAATGCAATCAAGATTTTGACTCGTGTACTGTACAAACTAAGAGAAGAAATTGGCATTAGAATTTGCACTATAACCGGTGGCAGCAAACACAATGTTATACCAAGCAATGCTCAGAGTATAATAAGTCTTAGAGATTACGATAAAGCTGTTCAAATAGTAAGCAAATTAACTTCTGATATTCAAGAAGAGTATAGAGTAGAAGAACCGGGACTCAAAATTGAAATATCAGAAACAAATGCAAATGAAAAACTCGTAAGAAATGTAAGTAACGACATCTTGGACTTTTTAATGATTGCTCCAAATGGAGTTCAATCAATGAGTAAAGATATTGAAAACTTAGTCCAAACCAGTCTTAATATTGGCGTATTGGAAGAAATAGACGATCAATTGAAAGTCATACTTGCACTTAGATCTTCCTCAGCATCATCCCTTGAAGAACTGTCAGGAGTAGTTAGAACAGCAGCTCACAGAACATGCGCAGAAATTATTCCTTCAAACGCTTATCCTGCATGGCAATACGAAGCTGAGTCAAAGATAAGAGATCTATCACTTGAAGTTTACTCTGAAGTCTTCAATAAAGAAGCTGAAGTCAGCGCAATCCACGCAGGTCTCGAATGCGGAATCTTAAAAGAAGCAATGCCGGATGTTGAAATGATAAGCTTTGGTCCGAATATCACAGGAGCACATACAGTTGCTGAAAGTCTAAGCATAAACTCGGTTCAGAATATTTGGAAATTCACATTGGCATTATTGGGAAAATTGAAATAG
- a CDS encoding LytTR family DNA-binding domain-containing protein produces MILIAVVDDDVEILESIKAFIMENYPNDFKIETFTSLESLDMARDSLEYHVYLLDIEIGTQNGVEYGKIIRNTNDDAFIIFITSYDKYALEGYDARPLSYLLKPVDTNKLKSLLDEILEKHLLEPRMIEIVENKKVNLIPVKDIISLEIKGRITLIKTRKDYFEVYESMKSILNRMDGELIKVNQSVYISPGYVETIIEDHAGRGVQLFNGERYFFSRDGYTKFLKEAARWSVKNK; encoded by the coding sequence ATGATACTAATTGCTGTTGTGGATGACGATGTTGAAATACTAGAAAGTATTAAAGCATTCATTATGGAAAACTATCCGAATGATTTCAAAATTGAAACTTTTACATCGTTAGAGAGTCTTGATATGGCAAGAGATAGCCTTGAGTATCATGTTTATCTACTCGATATAGAAATCGGGACACAAAATGGTGTAGAATACGGAAAAATAATTCGAAATACCAACGACGATGCATTTATTATCTTTATTACATCATATGATAAATATGCACTTGAAGGTTATGATGCAAGACCTCTGTCGTATCTCCTAAAACCGGTTGACACAAATAAACTGAAATCACTTTTAGATGAAATATTAGAAAAACATCTCTTAGAACCTAGGATGATTGAAATAGTAGAAAATAAAAAAGTGAACCTTATTCCTGTAAAAGACATAATAAGCCTTGAAATAAAGGGGAGGATAACCCTTATAAAAACGAGAAAAGATTATTTTGAAGTTTATGAGTCAATGAAAAGTATACTAAATAGAATGGATGGTGAACTTATTAAAGTAAATCAATCCGTCTATATAAGTCCCGGATATGTAGAAACAATAATCGAAGATCATGCAGGGAGAGGAGTACAGCTTTTTAACGGCGAAAGATACTTCTTTAGTAGAGATGGATATACCAAGTTTTTAAAAGAAGCAGCAAGGTGGAGTGTGAAAAATAAATGA
- a CDS encoding DUF364 domain-containing protein: MKDLYIKLKEYFEELIKEKGIERDEISLYIKTLTPSEAIGEPIRRDYPLLDGKEALLEAQYKGSKGQAFSSARTEFTGRLCDVLELKIGENTYDNAIFIAVLNAVMRHYNLTENTIHCKDEEPEKCSAEIARNIKAMGDKKVLLIGYQPSMIEKLMDEKIDLRVLDLNPDNIGQIRYGVKIEHGNIYEEAIEWCDLILCTGSTIVNGSIVNFLGEKPVYFYGTTIAGPAIILGLNRFCYEAG; this comes from the coding sequence TTGAAAGATTTGTATATTAAGCTTAAAGAATATTTTGAAGAATTGATAAAAGAAAAAGGAATCGAGAGAGATGAAATATCTCTTTACATAAAGACCTTAACGCCAAGTGAAGCCATAGGTGAACCTATTAGACGAGATTATCCTCTATTGGACGGAAAAGAGGCACTGCTTGAAGCTCAATACAAGGGGAGTAAAGGGCAAGCATTCTCATCTGCCAGGACAGAGTTTACAGGTAGATTATGTGATGTTTTAGAACTCAAAATCGGAGAGAATACCTATGATAATGCAATATTTATTGCCGTATTAAATGCAGTTATGAGACATTATAATCTCACTGAAAACACAATTCACTGTAAGGACGAAGAGCCGGAAAAGTGTTCTGCTGAAATAGCGCGCAATATAAAAGCCATGGGAGATAAGAAAGTACTCCTTATCGGCTATCAGCCTTCTATGATTGAAAAACTGATGGATGAAAAGATAGATCTTAGAGTCCTTGACTTAAATCCGGATAATATTGGACAGATTAGATATGGTGTGAAAATCGAACATGGAAATATCTATGAAGAAGCTATTGAATGGTGTGATTTGATACTCTGTACAGGATCTACGATAGTAAATGGAAGCATAGTAAACTTCTTGGGAGAAAAACCTGTCTACTTCTATGGAACTACAATCGCAGGACCTGCCATTATCTTGGGTTTGAATAGATTTTGTTATGAGGCAGGATAG
- a CDS encoding DUF5301 domain-containing protein — protein MKKILIIALVIILGLLSYIYVFKTEETEIKLPSAENIVEIKISRKNVDNNIKYDKPEDIAKIIEDFQTMIKTKQDSISDAPNVPDWFLIKFVHKTGGESNLYVYEKEDVYYIEQPYEGIWILEKNPQTWLEGQD, from the coding sequence ATGAAAAAAATCTTAATAATAGCACTCGTAATCATTCTAGGTCTATTAAGCTATATTTATGTATTTAAGACTGAAGAAACCGAGATAAAATTACCATCCGCAGAAAATATTGTGGAAATAAAGATAAGCAGAAAAAATGTTGATAATAATATAAAATACGACAAACCTGAAGATATAGCTAAAATAATTGAAGATTTTCAAACCATGATTAAAACAAAGCAAGATAGCATTTCAGACGCTCCAAATGTGCCGGATTGGTTTCTAATCAAATTCGTCCATAAAACCGGTGGTGAATCAAATTTATATGTATATGAGAAAGAAGATGTATACTATATAGAACAGCCTTATGAAGGCATATGGATTCTTGAAAAAAATCCTCAAACTTGGCTTGAAGGACAAGATTAA